One genomic window of Leptospira saintgironsiae includes the following:
- the rpmF gene encoding 50S ribosomal protein L32, with product MAVPKRRKSKSKVRMKRAHHAIGKPNLVPCPNCNSFRPPHRICPVCGFYKDRVVVEPKVRKTSEEN from the coding sequence GAAAATCTAAATCAAAAGTGAGGATGAAACGGGCCCATCATGCGATCGGCAAACCGAATCTAGTTCCTTGCCCGAACTGTAATTCCTTCAGACCTCCTCATAGAATCTGCCCTGTTTGCGGTTTTTACAAAGACCGTGTAGTGGTAGAACCGAAAGTCAGGAAGACTAGCGAAGAGAACTAA